A window from Drosophila kikkawai strain 14028-0561.14 chromosome 2L, DkikHiC1v2, whole genome shotgun sequence encodes these proteins:
- the LManII gene encoding lysosomal alpha-mannosidase isoform X2 gives MSGKISVWLALLCVSGYIHNADLRSIQKEGSQCGYQSCHPTKPNMLNVHLVAHTHDDVGWLKTVDQYYYGSETLIQKAGVQYIIDSVVEALLRDPEKRFIYVESAFFFKWWKEQTPKVQDAVKMLVDQGRLEFISGAWSMNDEATTHYQSVIDQFAWGLRMLNDTFGECGRPRVGWQIDPFGHSREMASMFAQMGFDGMFFGRLDYQDKDNRLMTKNAEMIWHGSANLGEETDLFSGALYNNYQAPDGFCFDVLCSDAPIIDGKHSPDNNVKERVDAFFEYVTKMAEHYRTPNLILTMGEDFHYQNADMWYKNLDKLIKYANERQANGSKINLLYSTPSCYLKSLHDAGITWPEKSDDFFPYASDPHAYWTGYFTSRPTLKRFERDGNHFLQVCKQLSALAPKKAVEFEPHLNFMRETLGIMQHHDAITGTEKEKVALDYAKRLSVSFRACGATTRNVLNQLSTPGSARVEDAKYKLDMKTCPLLNITSCPVSEENDRFTLTLYNPLAHVVSEYVRIPVPDTSYKIIDNKGAVLEAQAVPIPAALINIKHRASTAKYELVFLATNIPALGYRTYYIEKTESGEGYKQPRLLPKNKSSVTVIGNSNIKLGFDTNGFLSEVTADGLTKFVSQDFLFYEGAIGNNAEFLNRSSGAYIFRPNENKLHFATEHVEIEVYKGDLVQEVHQKFNDWISQVVRVYAKDSFAEFEWLVGPIPIEDGIGKEVITRFNSDIESQGIFHTDCNGREMIKRQLNHRETWSVKINEAVAGNYYPITTKIDLEDDTARLAILTDRAQGGSSLKDGSLELMVHRRLLRDDAFGVGEALNETEFGEGLIARGKHQLFFGKSSDREGVSLKALERLTQLEKLLPTWKFFSNMEAYTAEEWRTSFTNAFSGVSLVLPKAVHLMTLEPWHENELLVRFEHIMENNEDELYSKPVQFNVKNVLSSFEITGMRETTLDGNAWLDETHRLQFAPDPEQAAFNTYATFDEPQAKAVHLLSAAKPMLGVQYAEEALPAGQLGAQSNRVKRDVTTEEVRKTKRNRKSKLNADEAAKADNGSQEFIIELSPMEIRTFIVYLKEA, from the exons ATGTCCGGAAAGATTTCTGTGTGGCTTGCACTTTTGTGTGTCTCTGGTTATATACATAATGCAGATTTGCGAAGTATTCAAAAAGAGGGCTCTCAGTGCGGTTATCAG AGCTGTCATCCCACAAAACCCAATATGTTGAATGTGCATCTGGTGGCACACACTCATGACGATGTCGGCTGGCTAAAGACGGTCGATCAATATTATTATGGCAGCGAAACTCTAATCCAGAAGGCAGGAGTGCAATACATTATCGATTCGGTCGTAGAGGCCCTGCTGAGAGACCCAGAGAAACGTTTCATTTATGTGGAATCCGCTTTCTTCTTCAAATGGTGGAAGGAGCAGACACCCAAGGTGCAAGATGCTGTAAAGATGCTGGTGGATCAGGGAAGACTGGAGTTCATTAGCGGTGCCTGGAGCATGAACGACGAGGCGACGACCCATTACCAGAGTGTGATTGATCAGTTTGCCTGGGGACTGAGGATGCTGAATGATACTTTTGGCGAATGTGGACGTCCGCGCGTAGGCTGGCAGATTGATCCATTCGGTCACTCCAGGGAAATGGCCTCGATGTTCGCCCAGATGGGCTTTGATGGCATGTTCTTTGGGCGATTGGATTACCAGGATAAGGATAACCGTCTTATGACCAAAAATGCTGAGATGATATGGCATGGATCGGCCAATCTGG GAGAGGAAACTGATCTGTTCAGTGGAGCTCTGTACAACAATTACCAGGCCCCAGATGGCTTCTGTTTTGATGTCCTTTGCAGCGATGCCCCCATTATTGATGGCAAACACAGCCCCGATAATAATGTGAAAGAGCGc GTTGATGCCTTCTTTGAATATGTTACCAAAATGGCGGAACATTATCGCACTCCCAACTTGATCCTAACCATGGGCGAAGATTTCCACTATCAGAACGCCGACATGTGGTACAAGAATCTGGATAAGCTGATTAA ATATGCCAACGAGCGTCAGGCGAATGGCTCCAAGATAAACCTTCTGTACTCCACACCCTCTTGCTATCTAAAATCTCTGCACGATGCCGGCATTACTTGGCCCGAGAAGAGCGATGACTTCTTCCCATATGCCTCCGATCCGCATGCCTACTGGACGGGTTACTTTACCTCGCGTCCCACCTTGAAGCGATTCGAGCGTGATGGCAATCACTTTCTGCAAGTTTGCAAGCAACTCAGTGCCTTGGCTCCCAAGAAAGCCGTGGAGTTCGAACCCCACTTGAATTTTATGCGCGAAACTCTCGGAATCATGCAGCACCATGATGCCATCACAGGAACAGAGAAGGAGAAGGTGGCCCTGGATTATGCAAAGCGATTAAGCGTTAGCTTCAGGGCCTGTGGTGCCACCACCAGGAATGTGTTGAATCAATTGTCCACACCAGGAAGCGCTCGGGTTGAGGACGCCAAATATAAGTTGGATATGAAGACGTGTCCTTTGCTTAACATCACTTCTTGTCCTGTTTCCGAGGAGAACGATCGATTCACTCTGACGCTGTACAATCCTTTGGCTCATGTGGTGAGTGAATATGTGAGGATTCCAGTGCCAGATACCAGCTATAAAATTATTGATAATAAGG GAGCTGTTCTGGAAGCCCAAGCAGTACCTATACCAGCCGCCTTGATAAATATTAAGCACAGAGCTTCGACTGCCAAGTACGAACTGGTCTTCTTGGCCACCAATATTCCAGCCTTGGGTTATAGGACTTATTATATAGAAAAGACCGAAAGTGGTGAGGGTTACAAGCAGCCCAGGCTGCTGCCCAAGAATAAATCCAGCGTAACAGTAATTGGAAATAGT AACATCAAGTTGGGCTTCGATACCAATGGCTTCCTCTCGGAGGTCACAGCAGATGGCTTAACCAAATTCGTTAGCCAAGATTTCCTCTTCTACGAAGGTGCCATTGGCAACAATGCCGAGTTCTTGAACCGATCCTCTGGAGCGTACATCTTCCGTCCCAACGAAAACAAGCTGCACTTTGCCACCGAACATGTTGAGATTGAAGTGTACAAAGGTGACTTGGTCCAGGAGGTCCATCAGAAGTTCAACGATTGGATTAGCCAGGTGGTGCGAGTGTATGCCAAGGACTCCTTTGCTGAGTTCGAGTGGCTGGTCGGACCAATTCCCATTGAGGACGGCATTGGCAAGGAGGTTATCACACGCTTTAACTCTGATATTGAATCACAGGGCATATTCCACACCGATTGTAATG GACGTGAAATGATCAAGAGGCAACTCAATCACCGCGAAACTTGGTCTGTGAAGATCAACGAAGCTGTTGCTGGAAATTACTATCCCATAACGACCAAGATAGACCTAGAGGATGACACTGCCCGCTTGGCTATACTCACAGACAGAGCCCAGGGTGGCAGCTCCCTTAAGGATGGTTCCCTGGAACTGATGGTGCACCGTCGTCTCCTACGGGATGATGCCTTCGGCGTGGGCGAGGCTCTGAATGAGACGGAGTTCGGAGAGGGTTTAATAGCCCGGGGCAAGCATCAGCTCTTCTTTGGCAAGTCCTCCGATCGCGAAGGTGTGTCCCTCAAGGCCCTGGAGCGTTTGACTCAACTGGAGAAGCTACTGCCCACATGGAAATTCTTTAGCAACATGGAGGCCTACACCGCCGAAGAGTGGCGCACTTCCTTTACAAATGCT tTCAGTGGCGTATCCCTAGTTCTGCCCAAGGCCGTCCACCTTATGACCCTCGAGCCTTGGCATGAAAATGAGCTACTCGTCCGCTTTGAGCACATTATGGAGAACAATGAGGACGAGCTGTACTCCAAGCCTGTTCAGTTCAATGTCAAGAACGTCCTCAGTTCCTTTGAGATCACGGGAATGCGTGAAACCACGCTGGACGGCAATGCCTGGCTGGACGAGACTCATCGCCTTCAATTCGCTCCGGATCCCGAACAAGCGGCCTTTAACACCTATGCTACCTTTGATGAGCCTCAAGCCAAGGCAGTTCACTTGCTGAGTGCCGCGAAACCTATGCTTGGCGTTCAATATGCCGAAGAAGCCTTGCCAGCTGGACAATTGGGAGCTCAGAGCAACCGTGTCAAGCGAGATGTGACCACTGAAGAAGTTAGGAAGACCAAGAGGAACCGTAAGTCCAAGCTCAATGCAGATGAGGCAGCCAAGGCAGACAATGGTAGCCAAGAGTTTATTATAGAACTGAGTCCCATGGAGATACGCACTTTTATTGTGTATTTGAAGGAAGCTTAA
- the LManII gene encoding lysosomal alpha-mannosidase isoform X1, translated as MSGKISVWLALLCVSGYIHNADLRSIQKEGSQCGYQSCHPTKPNMLNVHLVAHTHDDVGWLKTVDQYYYGSETLIQKAGVQYIIDSVVEALLRDPEKRFIYVESAFFFKWWKEQTPKVQDAVKMLVDQGRLEFISGAWSMNDEATTHYQSVIDQFAWGLRMLNDTFGECGRPRVGWQIDPFGHSREMASMFAQMGFDGMFFGRLDYQDKDNRLMTKNAEMIWHGSANLGEETDLFSGALYNNYQAPDGFCFDVLCSDAPIIDGKHSPDNNVKERVDAFLDFAQTQSQYYRTNNIIITMGGDFTYQAAQIYYKNLDKLIRYANERQANGSKINLLYSTPSCYLKSLHDAGITWPEKSDDFFPYASDPHAYWTGYFTSRPTLKRFERDGNHFLQVCKQLSALAPKKAVEFEPHLNFMRETLGIMQHHDAITGTEKEKVALDYAKRLSVSFRACGATTRNVLNQLSTPGSARVEDAKYKLDMKTCPLLNITSCPVSEENDRFTLTLYNPLAHVVSEYVRIPVPDTSYKIIDNKGAVLEAQAVPIPAALINIKHRASTAKYELVFLATNIPALGYRTYYIEKTESGEGYKQPRLLPKNKSSVTVIGNSNIKLGFDTNGFLSEVTADGLTKFVSQDFLFYEGAIGNNAEFLNRSSGAYIFRPNENKLHFATEHVEIEVYKGDLVQEVHQKFNDWISQVVRVYAKDSFAEFEWLVGPIPIEDGIGKEVITRFNSDIESQGIFHTDCNGREMIKRQLNHRETWSVKINEAVAGNYYPITTKIDLEDDTARLAILTDRAQGGSSLKDGSLELMVHRRLLRDDAFGVGEALNETEFGEGLIARGKHQLFFGKSSDREGVSLKALERLTQLEKLLPTWKFFSNMEAYTAEEWRTSFTNAFSGVSLVLPKAVHLMTLEPWHENELLVRFEHIMENNEDELYSKPVQFNVKNVLSSFEITGMRETTLDGNAWLDETHRLQFAPDPEQAAFNTYATFDEPQAKAVHLLSAAKPMLGVQYAEEALPAGQLGAQSNRVKRDVTTEEVRKTKRNRKSKLNADEAAKADNGSQEFIIELSPMEIRTFIVYLKEA; from the exons ATGTCCGGAAAGATTTCTGTGTGGCTTGCACTTTTGTGTGTCTCTGGTTATATACATAATGCAGATTTGCGAAGTATTCAAAAAGAGGGCTCTCAGTGCGGTTATCAG AGCTGTCATCCCACAAAACCCAATATGTTGAATGTGCATCTGGTGGCACACACTCATGACGATGTCGGCTGGCTAAAGACGGTCGATCAATATTATTATGGCAGCGAAACTCTAATCCAGAAGGCAGGAGTGCAATACATTATCGATTCGGTCGTAGAGGCCCTGCTGAGAGACCCAGAGAAACGTTTCATTTATGTGGAATCCGCTTTCTTCTTCAAATGGTGGAAGGAGCAGACACCCAAGGTGCAAGATGCTGTAAAGATGCTGGTGGATCAGGGAAGACTGGAGTTCATTAGCGGTGCCTGGAGCATGAACGACGAGGCGACGACCCATTACCAGAGTGTGATTGATCAGTTTGCCTGGGGACTGAGGATGCTGAATGATACTTTTGGCGAATGTGGACGTCCGCGCGTAGGCTGGCAGATTGATCCATTCGGTCACTCCAGGGAAATGGCCTCGATGTTCGCCCAGATGGGCTTTGATGGCATGTTCTTTGGGCGATTGGATTACCAGGATAAGGATAACCGTCTTATGACCAAAAATGCTGAGATGATATGGCATGGATCGGCCAATCTGG GAGAGGAAACTGATCTGTTCAGTGGAGCTCTGTACAACAATTACCAGGCCCCAGATGGCTTCTGTTTTGATGTCCTTTGCAGCGATGCCCCCATTATTGATGGCAAACACAGCCCCGATAATAATGTGAAAGAGCGc GTCGACGCATTTTTGGACTTTGCCCAGACCCAATCCCAATACTACCGCACCAACAATATCATTATCACAATGGGCGGTGATTTCACCTACCAGGCAGCTCAGATTTATTACAAGAATCTTGACAAATTAATACG ATATGCCAACGAGCGTCAGGCGAATGGCTCCAAGATAAACCTTCTGTACTCCACACCCTCTTGCTATCTAAAATCTCTGCACGATGCCGGCATTACTTGGCCCGAGAAGAGCGATGACTTCTTCCCATATGCCTCCGATCCGCATGCCTACTGGACGGGTTACTTTACCTCGCGTCCCACCTTGAAGCGATTCGAGCGTGATGGCAATCACTTTCTGCAAGTTTGCAAGCAACTCAGTGCCTTGGCTCCCAAGAAAGCCGTGGAGTTCGAACCCCACTTGAATTTTATGCGCGAAACTCTCGGAATCATGCAGCACCATGATGCCATCACAGGAACAGAGAAGGAGAAGGTGGCCCTGGATTATGCAAAGCGATTAAGCGTTAGCTTCAGGGCCTGTGGTGCCACCACCAGGAATGTGTTGAATCAATTGTCCACACCAGGAAGCGCTCGGGTTGAGGACGCCAAATATAAGTTGGATATGAAGACGTGTCCTTTGCTTAACATCACTTCTTGTCCTGTTTCCGAGGAGAACGATCGATTCACTCTGACGCTGTACAATCCTTTGGCTCATGTGGTGAGTGAATATGTGAGGATTCCAGTGCCAGATACCAGCTATAAAATTATTGATAATAAGG GAGCTGTTCTGGAAGCCCAAGCAGTACCTATACCAGCCGCCTTGATAAATATTAAGCACAGAGCTTCGACTGCCAAGTACGAACTGGTCTTCTTGGCCACCAATATTCCAGCCTTGGGTTATAGGACTTATTATATAGAAAAGACCGAAAGTGGTGAGGGTTACAAGCAGCCCAGGCTGCTGCCCAAGAATAAATCCAGCGTAACAGTAATTGGAAATAGT AACATCAAGTTGGGCTTCGATACCAATGGCTTCCTCTCGGAGGTCACAGCAGATGGCTTAACCAAATTCGTTAGCCAAGATTTCCTCTTCTACGAAGGTGCCATTGGCAACAATGCCGAGTTCTTGAACCGATCCTCTGGAGCGTACATCTTCCGTCCCAACGAAAACAAGCTGCACTTTGCCACCGAACATGTTGAGATTGAAGTGTACAAAGGTGACTTGGTCCAGGAGGTCCATCAGAAGTTCAACGATTGGATTAGCCAGGTGGTGCGAGTGTATGCCAAGGACTCCTTTGCTGAGTTCGAGTGGCTGGTCGGACCAATTCCCATTGAGGACGGCATTGGCAAGGAGGTTATCACACGCTTTAACTCTGATATTGAATCACAGGGCATATTCCACACCGATTGTAATG GACGTGAAATGATCAAGAGGCAACTCAATCACCGCGAAACTTGGTCTGTGAAGATCAACGAAGCTGTTGCTGGAAATTACTATCCCATAACGACCAAGATAGACCTAGAGGATGACACTGCCCGCTTGGCTATACTCACAGACAGAGCCCAGGGTGGCAGCTCCCTTAAGGATGGTTCCCTGGAACTGATGGTGCACCGTCGTCTCCTACGGGATGATGCCTTCGGCGTGGGCGAGGCTCTGAATGAGACGGAGTTCGGAGAGGGTTTAATAGCCCGGGGCAAGCATCAGCTCTTCTTTGGCAAGTCCTCCGATCGCGAAGGTGTGTCCCTCAAGGCCCTGGAGCGTTTGACTCAACTGGAGAAGCTACTGCCCACATGGAAATTCTTTAGCAACATGGAGGCCTACACCGCCGAAGAGTGGCGCACTTCCTTTACAAATGCT tTCAGTGGCGTATCCCTAGTTCTGCCCAAGGCCGTCCACCTTATGACCCTCGAGCCTTGGCATGAAAATGAGCTACTCGTCCGCTTTGAGCACATTATGGAGAACAATGAGGACGAGCTGTACTCCAAGCCTGTTCAGTTCAATGTCAAGAACGTCCTCAGTTCCTTTGAGATCACGGGAATGCGTGAAACCACGCTGGACGGCAATGCCTGGCTGGACGAGACTCATCGCCTTCAATTCGCTCCGGATCCCGAACAAGCGGCCTTTAACACCTATGCTACCTTTGATGAGCCTCAAGCCAAGGCAGTTCACTTGCTGAGTGCCGCGAAACCTATGCTTGGCGTTCAATATGCCGAAGAAGCCTTGCCAGCTGGACAATTGGGAGCTCAGAGCAACCGTGTCAAGCGAGATGTGACCACTGAAGAAGTTAGGAAGACCAAGAGGAACCGTAAGTCCAAGCTCAATGCAGATGAGGCAGCCAAGGCAGACAATGGTAGCCAAGAGTTTATTATAGAACTGAGTCCCATGGAGATACGCACTTTTATTGTGTATTTGAAGGAAGCTTAA
- the RluA-1 gene encoding uncharacterized protein RluA-1 isoform X2, with product MQNSPAACAWYLPWSLAAQQQHQQKMLQMQSPFLDKLGAGAGSIFAAQPQMHQQLHQQQQQQQQLSPNTAAAPPANYQQPALHPSAAPGAHFPYNLAPQLHQATGYAGQLNPAQNPLAQMHSAMFSSLPLGAYYAPAAAAAAAGGGHSPFGGVPLTQAAQQSLLAAATGVGGGGAPGLGQPQQAPAPTQMPVQVPVQMTPRAAPPSSCTMQLQQLNCLPHHPQELNHLSSINLGLSSVVGLRNQAAAAAAVAAASSLQAIQVLPSAELPPMKKTISPRDSENGKVKIPEKRKTDDNDQIKELKKAKLETKALKAKRPGFTDERYQETSYYMENGLRKVYPYYFTFTTFTKGRWVGEKILDIFAREFRAHPAEEYERCIQTGTLTVNFEKVPIDYRLKHNDLLANIVHRHEVPVTCQPIKIVHMDEDIVVVNKPASIPVHPCGRYRHNTVVFILAKEFNLKNLRTIHRLDRLTSGLLLFGRSPKKARQMEQQIRNRQVEKEYICRVEGVFPE from the exons ATGCAGAATTCGCCGGCAGCCTGCGCCTGGTATCTGCCCTGGTCCTTGGccgcgcagcagcagcaccagcagaaGATGCTCCAGATGCAGTCACCGTTCCTGGATAAGCTGGGTGCCGGTGCCGGGAGCATCTTTGCCGCCCAGCCCCAGATGCATCAGCAGCtgcaccagcaacagcagcagcaacagcagctatCGCCGAACACGGCCGCCGCTCCGCCGGCCAACTACCAGCAGCCGGCCTTGCATCCCAGCGCCGCTCCCGGAGCCCACTTCCCTTACAATCTGGCACCGCAGCTGCACCAGGCCACTGGCTATGCGGGTCAACTAAATCCTGCCCAGAATCCCCTTGCCCAGATGCACTCCGCCATGTTCTCCTCGCTGCCGCTGGGAGCCTACTatgcaccagcagcagcggccgcAGCAGCCGGCGGAGGGCATTCGCCCTTCGGTGGAGTTCCACTGACACAGGCTGCACAGCAGTCTCTGCTGGCGGCGGCCACTGGCGTAGGCGGAGGTGGAGCTCCTGGCCTGGGCCAGCCACAGCAAGCGCCGGCACCAACGCAGATGCCTGTCCAGGTGCCCGTTCAGATGACTCCGCGGGCAGCACCGCCGTCTTCCTGCACCATGCAACTCCAGCAACTCAACTGCCTGCCCCACCATCCCCAGGAGCTGAATCACCTGTCGTCCATAAATCTCGGCCTGAGCAGCGTCGTCGGGCTGCGGAATcaggcagcggcggcagcggccgtGGCGGCGGCGTCGTCGCTCCAAGCTATCCAAGTCTTGCCAAGTGCCGAGCTACCGCCGATGAAAAAG acTATATCTCCAAGGGACtctgaaaatggaaaagttaAGATACCCGAAAAGAGGAAAACAGATGATAATGATCAAATCAAGGAGTTAAAAAAG GCTAAGCTCGAGACAAAAGCATTGAAGGCTAAAAGACCCGGATTTACGGATGAGAGATATCAAGAAACCTCCTACTATATGGAAAATG GTCTTCGAAAGGTCTATCCGTACTACTTCACATTCACAACCTTTACGAAGGGCCGTTGGGTGGGCGAGAAGATACTGGATATCTTTGCGAGGGAGTTCCGGGCACATCCTGCCGAGGAGTATGAACGCTGCATCCAAACTGGCACATTGACAGTTAACTTTGAGAAGGTTCCCATTGATTATCGGCTGAAGCATAATGACTTGCTGGCCAATATAGTTCACag ACACGAGGTGCCCGTGACTTGCCAACCAATTAAAATTGTGCATATGGATGAGGACATTGTAGTTGTAAATAAGCCAGCATCGATACCT GTGCATCCCTGCGGTCGCTACAGACACAACACTGTGGTCTTCATTCTCGCCAAGGAGTTTAATCTCAAGAATCTACGCACAATCCATCGGCTGGACAGGCTGACTTCTGGCCTTTTGCTCTTCGGACGCAGTCCCAAGAAGGCAAGACAAATGGAGCAGCAAATACGCAATCGTCAGGTGGAAAAGGAGTACATCTGCCGCGTTGAGGGAGTTTTCCCCGAGTAA
- the RluA-1 gene encoding pseudouridylate synthase RPUSD2 isoform X1 codes for MQNSPAACAWYLPWSLAAQQQHQQKMLQMQSPFLDKLGAGAGSIFAAQPQMHQQLHQQQQQQQQLSPNTAAAPPANYQQPALHPSAAPGAHFPYNLAPQLHQATGYAGQLNPAQNPLAQMHSAMFSSLPLGAYYAPAAAAAAAGGGHSPFGGVPLTQAAQQSLLAAATGVGGGGAPGLGQPQQAPAPTQMPVQVPVQMTPRAAPPSSCTMQLQQLNCLPHHPQELNHLSSINLGLSSVVGLRNQAAAAAAVAAASSLQAIQVLPSAELPPMKKTISPRDSENGKVKIPEKRKTDDNDQIKELKKAKLETKALKAKRPGFTDERYQETSYYMENGLRKVYPYYFTFTTFTKGRWVGEKILDIFAREFRAHPAEEYERCIQTGTLTVNFEKVPIDYRLKHNDLLANIVHRHEVPVTCQPIKIVHMDEDIVVVNKPASIPVHPCGRYRHNTVVFILAKEFNLKNLRTIHRLDRLTSGLLLFGRSPKKARQMEQQIRNRQVEKEYICRVEGVFPDGIVECKEPIEVVSYKIGVCKVSPKGKDCTTTFQKLSQNGTTSVVLCKPLTGRMHQIRVHLQYLGYPILNDPLYNHEVFGPLKGRSGDIGGKTDDELIRDLINIHNAENWLGIDCDSDISMFKNSKDETDGESLSSEHTSVVHHSDDDAGVNSRETTPPCLDTQQPQPQQPDLGVKTPESTVKEYPIAAEKSSTEIMPPALQSSSSMESVVSATGGGCKLNKISVDEHCYECKVHYRDPKSKDLIMYLHAWKYKGPGWEYETELPNWACTDWDHLDST; via the exons ATGCAGAATTCGCCGGCAGCCTGCGCCTGGTATCTGCCCTGGTCCTTGGccgcgcagcagcagcaccagcagaaGATGCTCCAGATGCAGTCACCGTTCCTGGATAAGCTGGGTGCCGGTGCCGGGAGCATCTTTGCCGCCCAGCCCCAGATGCATCAGCAGCtgcaccagcaacagcagcagcaacagcagctatCGCCGAACACGGCCGCCGCTCCGCCGGCCAACTACCAGCAGCCGGCCTTGCATCCCAGCGCCGCTCCCGGAGCCCACTTCCCTTACAATCTGGCACCGCAGCTGCACCAGGCCACTGGCTATGCGGGTCAACTAAATCCTGCCCAGAATCCCCTTGCCCAGATGCACTCCGCCATGTTCTCCTCGCTGCCGCTGGGAGCCTACTatgcaccagcagcagcggccgcAGCAGCCGGCGGAGGGCATTCGCCCTTCGGTGGAGTTCCACTGACACAGGCTGCACAGCAGTCTCTGCTGGCGGCGGCCACTGGCGTAGGCGGAGGTGGAGCTCCTGGCCTGGGCCAGCCACAGCAAGCGCCGGCACCAACGCAGATGCCTGTCCAGGTGCCCGTTCAGATGACTCCGCGGGCAGCACCGCCGTCTTCCTGCACCATGCAACTCCAGCAACTCAACTGCCTGCCCCACCATCCCCAGGAGCTGAATCACCTGTCGTCCATAAATCTCGGCCTGAGCAGCGTCGTCGGGCTGCGGAATcaggcagcggcggcagcggccgtGGCGGCGGCGTCGTCGCTCCAAGCTATCCAAGTCTTGCCAAGTGCCGAGCTACCGCCGATGAAAAAG acTATATCTCCAAGGGACtctgaaaatggaaaagttaAGATACCCGAAAAGAGGAAAACAGATGATAATGATCAAATCAAGGAGTTAAAAAAG GCTAAGCTCGAGACAAAAGCATTGAAGGCTAAAAGACCCGGATTTACGGATGAGAGATATCAAGAAACCTCCTACTATATGGAAAATG GTCTTCGAAAGGTCTATCCGTACTACTTCACATTCACAACCTTTACGAAGGGCCGTTGGGTGGGCGAGAAGATACTGGATATCTTTGCGAGGGAGTTCCGGGCACATCCTGCCGAGGAGTATGAACGCTGCATCCAAACTGGCACATTGACAGTTAACTTTGAGAAGGTTCCCATTGATTATCGGCTGAAGCATAATGACTTGCTGGCCAATATAGTTCACag ACACGAGGTGCCCGTGACTTGCCAACCAATTAAAATTGTGCATATGGATGAGGACATTGTAGTTGTAAATAAGCCAGCATCGATACCT GTGCATCCCTGCGGTCGCTACAGACACAACACTGTGGTCTTCATTCTCGCCAAGGAGTTTAATCTCAAGAATCTACGCACAATCCATCGGCTGGACAGGCTGACTTCTGGCCTTTTGCTCTTCGGACGCAGTCCCAAGAAGGCAAGACAAATGGAGCAGCAAATACGCAATCGTCAGGTGGAAAAGGAGTACATCTGCCGCGTTGAGGGAGTTTTCCCCGA CGGCATTGTGGAGTGCAAGGAGCCCATCGAAGTGGTTAGCTACAAGATAGGCGTGTGCAAGGTATCGCCAAAGGGTAAAGATTGCACGACCACCTTCCAGAAACTGTCGCAGAACGGCACCACCAGTGTGGTGCTCTGCAAGCCACTCACTGGGCGAATGCACCAGATAAGAGTACACTTGCAGTATTTGG GTTATCCCATTCTAAACGATCCCCTTTACAATCACGAAGTCTTCGGTCCTTTGAAGGGACGTTCTGGGGATATTGGTGGCAAGACAGACGATGAACTTATACGAGATCTCATAAATATACACAACGCTGAGAACTGGCTGGGCATAGATTGTGATTCCGATATATCCATGTTTAAGAACTCCAAGGATGAGACCGATGGCGAAAGTCTTAGCAGTGAACACACTTCCG tGGTTCACCATAGCGACGATGATGCGGGTGTAAATTCCCGTGAAACCACACCTCCTTGCCTTGACACCCAGCAGCCGCAGCCACAGCAGCCAGATCTAGGTGTGAAAACTCCCGAAAGCACAGTCAAGGAATATCCCATTGCCGCAGAGAAGTCTTCCACGGAGATAATGCCGCCTGCCCTGCAGAGTTCTAGTTCCATGGAATCTGTTGTGAGTGCCACAGGAGGAGGATGTAAGCTGAACAAGATCAGCGTAGATGAGCATTGCTACGAGTGCAAAGTGCACTACAGAGATCCCAAGTCGAAGGATCTTATTATGTATCTGCACGCTTGGAAGTACAAG GGACCCGGCTGGGAGTACGAAACCGAGCTGCCCAACTGGGCCTGCACGGATTGGGACCATTTGGACTCGACATGA